Below is a window of Candidatus Binatia bacterium DNA.
GCCATAGACGCCGCAGAACGCGGCCGGCTGGCGCACCGAGCCGCCGGTGTCGGAGCCGTAGGCGATCGGCGCCTCGCGCGCCGCGACGGCCGCCGCGGATCCGCCGCTCGAGCCTCCCGGCACGCGCGCGAGATCCCAGGGATTTCGGGTCGGGTGGTAGGCGGAGTTCTCCGTCGAGGAGCCCATCGCGAACTCGTCGCAGTTGGTCTTTCCGACGAGGACCGCGTCCGCCGCGCGAAGCCGCTCGATCACGTGCGCGTCGTAGGGCGGCCGGTATCCCTCGAGGATCTTCGAGCCGCAGGTGGTCGGGATGCCGCGGATGCAGATGTTGTCCTTGATGGCGATCGGTGTCCCCGCGAGAGCACCCAGAGGCACGCCGGAGGCGCGCCTCTGATCCACGGCGCGGGCAGCGCGAAGCGCCTCCTCCGGCATCCGGTGGAGATACGTGCCCAGCTTCCCGGCGGTCTGGTCCGCGTGCGTGAGGAAGGCCCGCGTGATCTCTTCGGCGCTCACGCTCCCGGAGCGGACCGCGGCGGCGATCGCCTCGGCGGTGGCGCCGACCCCTTTCACGGATTCGCTCATACGACCTGCGGCACCCGGAAGTAGTCGCCGTCCCGATCGGGGGCCTGCGCGAGGGCTTCGTCCCGCACGTCGCAGGGCCGCTCCTCGTCGGGGCGAAGGGCCGGAGCCTTGCCCTCGGTCACCTGGCTCGTCGGCTCGATGCCGGCGACATCCACCGCCTGAAGCTGCTCGACGTACGCCAGGATCGCCTGGAGCTCCCGCACCATGCGCTCCTCCTCGGCGGGCTCGAGCTCGAGCCGCGCGAGCGCGGCGATCTTCTCGACGGTTCGGGCGTCAATCGGCATGGGACAGTTCCGCGAACGCGGCGAGGATCTTCTTGATCCCCGCGCGCCGGAATTGGATGGTCAGCTTGGCGCGCTCCCCGAACCCCTCGCTCCCCACCACGACGCCCTCCCCGAATTGCGGATGGATGACCCGGAGACCGACCGCGCTCTTGAGGGACCCCTCGGAGCGGCGCATGGCGGCCCCGGCGCTCCGGCGCGGCGAATACCGCGGCGCCTCCACGTCCCAGTGGCGCTCTTCCTGGACCAGGAGGCAGTCCTCCGGGATCTCCGACACGAAGCGCGAGATGCCGCCCCCCGACGCGTTCCAGGTGCGGCGATACGAGGCATGGAAAAGATGGACCCGCTCCCGCGCGCGCGTGAGCGCCACGTAGAAGAGCCGCCGCTCCTCTTCCAACTCGGCCGGCTCGTCCAGCGCCGAGGCGTGCGGCAGGAGTCCCTCCTCCAGGCCCACCACGAACACCACCGGAAACTCGAGCCCCTTCGCCGAGTGGACGGTCATGAGGTTCACGGCGTCCTCGGTGTCGTCCCAAAGGTCCACGTCGGTGAGCAGCGCGACCTCGGAGAGGAAGCCCTCGACCGAGGGATCCTCC
It encodes the following:
- the gatC gene encoding Asp-tRNA(Asn)/Glu-tRNA(Gln) amidotransferase subunit GatC, with the translated sequence MPIDARTVEKIAALARLELEPAEEERMVRELQAILAYVEQLQAVDVAGIEPTSQVTEGKAPALRPDEERPCDVRDEALAQAPDRDGDYFRVPQVV